Proteins encoded within one genomic window of Arachis ipaensis cultivar K30076 chromosome B08, Araip1.1, whole genome shotgun sequence:
- the LOC110265263 gene encoding sodium/calcium exchanger NCL-like: MGLLAGSTVLLLTIIWGTCVIVGKCDLVNSVALDSVDTRRYSLTGSGVSTDIWTSYAARIMIISVLLFLILQLPQLLHSSSGRHLAVLIALIVSLLLLASYYF, translated from the exons ATGGGCCTGCTAGCTGGGTCAACTGTGCTGCTTCTGACTATAATATGGGGTACCTGCGTAATTGTCGGCAAGTGTGATCTGGTGAATTCAGTTGCATTGGATTCAGTAGACACGCGGAGATACAGTTTAACTG GTTCTGGTGTTAGTACCGACATTTGGACCAGTTACGCAGCAAGGATTATGATTATATCTGTACTTTTGTTTTTGATTCTTCAATTACCACAACTTCTCCATTCATCATCAGGAAGGCACTTGGCTGTTTTGATTGCTCTTATTGTCTCTTTGTTGTTACTAGCTTCTTATTACTTTTAG